A section of the Spirosoma pollinicola genome encodes:
- a CDS encoding histidine kinase dimerization/phosphoacceptor domain -containing protein produces the protein MQRFIHSLLLRSILLVLVTALSGLSQDLKQRDELFARLKQSRTDTNRVNIWLSLGRYYLDKPGDLQADTDSATNYVKQAEKLSNTLVHKVGKPTSNHINVLLKLSEFYIFKPLELASDTDSAIYYANQAGQLSQLLHGPLGIKALQLVGNAFFEKHDSLRAQNYFSQAIRQYEQRNDTLQLALAWEQFGERTVHSRKNLLQKTDCYKKALWYYHQLKNQESEMRMVGYMYYTFSLQQRLDLALAELKTILRVYKTEKCALTDIIYFEMAEAEIAQGNFQTAVGYDLQALQLIPHADLDSRAGRVYYQLGKIYFYMNDDDKRLGYYKKSLYYYKKAKDQDMVHMVAGRVCQLLIKKRKGTEAFSFYKHILKEYPPSSVVLKILSYQNLASVYEAIQDYDQAESYYRELFALLDKYDDQDPLKRTTYNAAGKFYLSQKQYTKARYYFTRLFSISERTRNAVDRQASHYNFFLLDSTQGNLQSALAHLQQYIALKDSTLSATKAKQIEELQIRYDTQNKVHRIDLLTSQAREQQARVQQANLTRNVTFGGATMLLLLLGLVYNRYRLKQTQQAEIQVKNQALEELVGQKEWLLKELHHRVKNNLQLIISLLQSQGKYLLDKSAISAIEQSEHRVRAMALIHQKLYRDENISQIDMRAYIQEVAEQLSHSFDPEQRITFHYDLAPLELDVSQAIPLGLIINEAITNAFKYAFPHKQAGSIWLFLCPLATDQYRLQVKDDGVGLPTGVDFQQSNSMGAYIMRGLSQQLGSSLKVTSGQGLDVSVLFEIFNPQAIPTHAVY, from the coding sequence ATGCAGCGATTCATACATAGTTTACTTTTAAGATCTATTCTTTTAGTGTTGGTTACTGCTCTTTCTGGACTAAGTCAGGATCTTAAACAACGGGATGAGCTATTCGCCAGGCTCAAACAAAGTAGGACTGATACAAATCGGGTGAATATATGGCTGAGTTTAGGTAGATATTATCTGGATAAACCGGGAGATTTGCAGGCCGATACCGATAGCGCAACGAACTACGTAAAACAAGCTGAAAAGCTAAGTAATACACTTGTCCATAAAGTAGGCAAGCCAACCTCAAATCACATTAATGTACTGCTGAAATTAAGCGAATTTTACATTTTTAAGCCTTTAGAGTTGGCGAGTGACACCGATTCTGCCATCTACTATGCCAACCAGGCCGGGCAACTAAGTCAATTACTCCACGGTCCATTAGGTATTAAAGCATTACAGTTAGTGGGCAACGCATTTTTTGAAAAACATGATTCTCTTCGTGCACAGAACTATTTTAGTCAAGCCATAAGGCAGTACGAGCAGCGCAACGATACGCTCCAGCTTGCTTTGGCTTGGGAACAATTCGGTGAGCGCACCGTCCATTCACGGAAGAATTTACTTCAAAAAACCGACTGTTACAAAAAGGCTTTGTGGTATTATCACCAATTAAAAAATCAGGAGAGTGAGATGAGAATGGTGGGCTACATGTACTACACGTTCTCTTTGCAACAACGGCTAGACTTGGCATTAGCTGAGTTAAAGACAATTCTTCGAGTTTATAAAACTGAAAAGTGTGCCTTGACGGATATAATTTATTTCGAAATGGCCGAGGCTGAAATAGCACAGGGTAATTTTCAAACAGCTGTGGGCTATGACCTCCAGGCCCTTCAACTAATTCCACACGCTGATCTGGATTCCAGGGCCGGAAGGGTCTATTACCAGCTTGGCAAAATCTATTTTTATATGAATGATGATGATAAACGGCTCGGCTATTATAAGAAAAGTCTTTATTATTATAAAAAAGCAAAGGATCAAGACATGGTGCATATGGTTGCGGGGAGAGTCTGTCAATTACTTATTAAAAAAAGGAAAGGGACCGAAGCGTTTTCATTCTATAAACACATTTTGAAAGAATATCCACCATCTTCAGTGGTATTAAAAATATTATCCTACCAAAATTTGGCGTCGGTTTATGAAGCCATACAGGATTATGACCAAGCTGAATCATATTACCGGGAATTATTTGCTTTATTAGATAAATACGATGATCAAGACCCATTGAAAAGAACTACTTATAATGCGGCTGGAAAATTTTATTTATCTCAAAAGCAATATACCAAAGCAAGATATTATTTTACCCGCTTATTTTCCATAAGTGAACGAACCAGGAACGCTGTAGACAGGCAGGCAAGCCATTATAATTTTTTTTTATTAGATTCTACGCAGGGAAATCTCCAGTCTGCTCTGGCTCACCTTCAGCAGTATATTGCACTAAAAGATTCAACCCTTTCTGCTACCAAAGCGAAACAAATTGAAGAACTTCAGATTCGGTATGATACCCAAAACAAGGTACATCGCATTGACTTATTAACTAGTCAAGCTCGTGAGCAGCAAGCTCGCGTCCAGCAGGCCAATCTCACCCGTAATGTTACCTTTGGGGGGGCAACCATGTTGCTTTTACTGCTGGGACTGGTTTATAACCGCTACCGACTCAAGCAGACCCAGCAAGCAGAGATTCAGGTGAAGAATCAAGCTCTGGAAGAGTTAGTGGGTCAGAAAGAGTGGCTGCTGAAAGAACTCCACCACCGGGTCAAAAATAACCTGCAACTCATCATTAGCCTGTTGCAATCCCAGGGTAAGTATCTGTTGGACAAATCCGCCATTAGCGCCATTGAGCAAAGTGAACACCGGGTACGAGCCATGGCCCTGATTCACCAGAAGCTCTACCGAGACGAAAACATCTCCCAGATCGATATGCGTGCCTATATTCAGGAGGTTGCCGAGCAGCTTAGTCACTCCTTTGATCCCGAACAGCGGATCACATTTCATTATGATCTTGCTCCTCTGGAACTGGACGTATCACAGGCTATACCTTTGGGGCTCATCATTAATGAGGCTATCACGAACGCCTTCAAATACGCGTTCCCCCATAAACAAGCAGGCAGTATTTGGCTGTTCCTCTGCCCGCTAGCAACCGACCAGTATCGGTTGCAGGTAAAAGATGATGGGGTCGGCTTACCAACAGGGGTTGATTTTCAACAGAGTAATTCAATGGGGGCCTATATTATGCGAGGCCTGAGTCAGCAATTAGGTAGTTCGTTAAAGGTCACCAGTGGGCAGGGTCTTGACGTTTCAGTGCTTTTTGAGATATTCAACCCCCAAGCTATTCCTACCCATGCTGTCTACTAA
- a CDS encoding tetratricopeptide repeat-containing sensor histidine kinase, giving the protein MATAFFYSLPAFGQTFIHQVDSLQNLLKISRPDSSRVNACLALAKWYQKNPTNRSQAYLDSTLLYARQAEVLSRSLGSRSLLGQALLSKSKALIDPRARTDKQIDEARRALKEALTIYSATRDKLQWADATYLFADSFSSQDTSRLPYLQLALGMYKKIGARQLAAETLSEIALTYQLRGRIAESLRIYLRVLAIQVPFRDKSPVLTLYHLAALYKLLGNYPKALQYAYWMNRVSLRMRDTPYLSSSYDILSTLYEELGNHRAALQFRYETLRISEQENNLQAILTTRIDISRTLLALNRSQEALSQAKATLKLIEVSLPKFRLIASLIVGECYMAVRDYKSAEVYYKWTESNVQPINSPILTNINQNLGILNLKTNRLDKAALYLAKAYENEQHFKHPIHKRQILLALYQLDSTRGNTALALNHFRQYTVLNDSLVNEAKNKQITLLQIQFDTEKKVKDIKSLQQQNQLQKASINQERLVRNLTLIGILLLTFLLWLSYNRYRIKQRTNQLLESKQMEINQKNESLSHLIVEKDWLLKELHHRVKNNLQLIISLLQSQGKYLLDKSAISAIEQSEHRVRAMALIHQKLYRDENISQIDMRAYIQEVAEQLSDSFDLEHRIAIHYNLIPMELDVSQAIPLGLIINEAITNAFKYAFPHEQSGNIYASLAKAETGRYLLQVKDDGVGLPSGVDLKQSNSMGANIMRGLSQQLGSSLEVTSGQGLEVSVLFEVFNPRIIPTHAVY; this is encoded by the coding sequence ATGGCAACTGCGTTTTTTTACAGCTTACCAGCTTTTGGCCAGACATTTATTCATCAGGTCGATAGCCTCCAAAATTTACTGAAAATAAGTAGGCCAGATAGCAGTCGGGTCAACGCCTGTTTAGCCTTAGCCAAATGGTATCAAAAGAATCCTACAAACAGATCGCAGGCGTATCTAGACTCAACGCTGCTCTATGCCAGACAGGCCGAAGTACTGAGTCGCTCATTAGGAAGTCGGTCTTTACTTGGCCAAGCCCTTTTAAGCAAAAGCAAGGCATTAATAGATCCAAGGGCTCGCACAGATAAACAAATTGACGAAGCCAGAAGGGCTCTCAAAGAGGCTTTAACTATATACAGCGCCACCCGCGATAAATTACAGTGGGCAGATGCTACTTATTTGTTTGCGGATAGTTTCTCAAGTCAAGATACTTCTCGGTTACCCTACCTTCAGTTAGCGTTGGGAATGTATAAAAAGATTGGTGCGCGACAGCTAGCGGCCGAAACACTGAGCGAAATAGCGTTGACCTATCAGTTACGGGGAAGAATAGCTGAATCGTTACGAATATACTTAAGAGTACTGGCCATTCAGGTGCCATTTCGAGATAAATCTCCTGTGTTAACCCTTTATCATCTAGCTGCCCTTTACAAGCTTTTGGGAAACTACCCCAAAGCGCTACAGTATGCCTATTGGATGAACCGCGTCTCGTTAAGAATGCGCGATACACCTTATTTAAGTAGCTCTTACGATATTCTGTCCACTTTATATGAAGAATTAGGTAACCATAGAGCTGCCCTTCAATTCAGATATGAGACACTTCGGATTTCCGAACAAGAGAATAATTTACAGGCTATACTAACCACCCGTATTGATATTTCCCGGACACTACTCGCCTTAAATCGAAGTCAGGAAGCACTTAGCCAGGCCAAAGCTACCTTGAAACTAATTGAAGTAAGCCTACCAAAATTCAGACTAATAGCTTCTTTGATCGTAGGTGAATGTTACATGGCAGTAAGAGATTACAAAAGTGCCGAAGTTTATTATAAGTGGACAGAATCGAATGTGCAGCCTATTAATTCTCCCATCCTGACTAATATAAATCAGAATTTAGGAATTTTAAATTTAAAAACGAACCGCTTAGACAAAGCAGCTTTGTACCTGGCCAAAGCTTACGAGAACGAACAGCATTTTAAGCATCCAATACATAAACGGCAAATACTTTTAGCCCTTTATCAACTCGACTCAACAAGGGGAAATACGGCACTAGCACTCAACCATTTCAGGCAATATACTGTACTGAATGATTCATTGGTAAATGAAGCAAAAAACAAACAGATTACGCTTCTACAAATTCAGTTTGATACGGAAAAGAAGGTGAAGGATATAAAGTCGCTCCAGCAACAAAATCAACTCCAGAAAGCCAGTATTAATCAGGAACGATTAGTCCGTAATCTAACGCTGATCGGCATCTTATTGCTGACTTTCTTGTTATGGCTAAGTTACAATCGCTACCGAATTAAGCAACGGACGAACCAGCTCCTTGAGTCTAAACAAATGGAGATCAATCAAAAGAACGAGTCGTTGAGCCACCTGATCGTAGAAAAAGATTGGCTTTTGAAAGAACTCCACCATCGAGTCAAAAATAACCTGCAACTCATCATTAGCCTGTTGCAATCCCAGGGTAAGTATCTGTTGGACAAATCCGCCATTAGCGCCATTGAGCAAAGTGAACACCGGGTACGAGCCATGGCCCTGATTCACCAGAAGCTCTACCGAGACGAAAACATCTCCCAGATCGATATGCGTGCCTATATTCAGGAGGTTGCCGAGCAGCTTAGTGACTCCTTTGATCTTGAGCACCGTATTGCCATTCACTATAATCTTATACCTATGGAGCTGGACGTTTCGCAGGCCATACCCTTAGGGTTGATTATTAATGAGGCTATCACAAACGCCTTTAAATATGCTTTCCCCCATGAGCAATCTGGGAATATATATGCGTCTCTTGCCAAGGCTGAGACTGGTCGCTATTTGTTACAGGTAAAAGATGATGGGGTTGGCTTACCTTCGGGAGTTGATCTTAAACAAAGTAATTCAATGGGGGCCAATATTATGCGAGGCTTAAGCCAACAACTAGGCAGCTCGTTAGAGGTCACTAGCGGGCAGGGGCTGGAAGTTTCAGTACTTTTTGAGGTGTTTAACCCACGAATTATTCCAACCCATGCTGTCTACTAA
- a CDS encoding sigma 54-interacting transcriptional regulator, which translates to MLSTKSTKESQDPSAVKVLIVEDEFLIADNLRDILQEAGYQVLDIAYTVANALAICEQDLPDIVLLDIYLKGTETSLALARSFQAQHIPFIYISSNANDGIQQEVKATQPYGYIGKPFGKKDVLYSLEIALHRHAHSLEKKLWKEKDLQLSLTNILSNTTPWEVKLRAVVTHLQPFIPFDLITFSLENGQSSRSCSFFRMGADEYQTIQPADLLRMSGLSQEKYDQLRTQIPLAEGLFSFSGDEFIAHSQQFRLIQLIAKTFSLQSNLRFTLNSSQRGLFSVSFYSRQPTIYQPDHLSLLARMQPSILLMLERLLAYEEITRLSEQLGRENRYLQEEVKTTANIEEVIGKSPLLLTVFNQVSQVAPTDATVLLTGESGTGKELFARTVHKLSTRKEKVLIKVNCATLPPGLIESELFGHEKGAFTGASEKRIGKFELAHQGTIFLDEIGEMPLELQAKLLRVLQEKEIERLGGKGPIKTDVRVIAATNRHLEKEVAQGRFRLDLYYRLSVFPILLPALRERVEDIPMLAYFFCSKVQP; encoded by the coding sequence ATGCTGTCTACTAAGTCAACGAAAGAGAGTCAGGACCCATCAGCCGTAAAGGTGCTGATCGTCGAGGACGAATTCCTGATTGCCGACAACCTGCGGGATATTTTACAAGAAGCTGGTTATCAAGTTCTAGACATCGCTTATACCGTCGCCAATGCGCTGGCAATATGTGAACAAGATCTCCCTGATATCGTATTGTTAGATATTTACCTGAAGGGCACTGAAACAAGCCTGGCCTTGGCCCGTTCGTTTCAAGCCCAGCATATTCCGTTTATCTACATATCATCTAATGCCAATGATGGCATTCAGCAGGAAGTGAAAGCCACTCAGCCCTATGGGTATATTGGCAAGCCGTTCGGTAAAAAAGATGTTCTTTATAGCCTGGAAATTGCCCTGCACCGTCATGCCCACAGTTTAGAAAAAAAGTTGTGGAAGGAGAAAGATCTTCAATTATCCCTAACCAATATCCTGTCGAATACTACTCCCTGGGAGGTAAAGCTACGAGCCGTGGTTACGCATCTCCAACCCTTTATACCCTTTGACCTAATCACTTTTAGCTTGGAAAATGGCCAGTCGTCACGTTCCTGTAGCTTTTTTCGCATGGGCGCGGATGAGTATCAGACGATACAACCTGCCGACTTACTGCGCATGAGTGGATTGAGTCAGGAAAAATACGACCAGTTGCGGACTCAGATCCCCCTTGCTGAAGGGCTGTTTTCCTTTAGTGGGGATGAGTTTATTGCCCATAGTCAGCAGTTTCGTTTAATCCAGCTTATAGCCAAAACCTTTTCTTTACAATCTAACCTACGGTTCACCTTAAACAGCAGTCAACGAGGCCTCTTCTCAGTTTCGTTTTACAGTCGTCAGCCTACGATCTACCAGCCCGATCATCTCTCCCTGCTGGCTCGGATGCAGCCATCGATCCTACTGATGTTGGAGCGTTTATTGGCTTATGAAGAAATTACCCGGTTGAGTGAACAACTCGGTCGGGAGAACCGCTACTTGCAGGAAGAAGTCAAAACAACAGCTAATATCGAGGAAGTCATTGGTAAAAGCCCACTGCTGCTAACGGTCTTCAATCAGGTTTCCCAAGTCGCTCCAACCGATGCTACGGTCCTGTTGACGGGCGAGAGTGGCACGGGGAAGGAATTATTTGCCCGTACCGTGCATAAGCTCTCGACCCGAAAAGAAAAAGTACTCATTAAAGTGAACTGTGCAACGCTACCGCCCGGGCTGATCGAATCGGAATTGTTCGGCCACGAAAAAGGGGCGTTTACGGGCGCTTCGGAAAAACGGATTGGCAAATTTGAACTCGCTCATCAAGGGACTATTTTCCTGGATGAAATTGGCGAGATGCCCTTGGAGTTGCAGGCTAAGCTCCTACGGGTGCTACAAGAAAAGGAAATTGAACGATTAGGTGGGAAGGGTCCCATTAAAACGGATGTGCGAGTAATTGCCGCAACGAACCGGCACTTAGAAAAAGAGGTCGCCCAGGGGCGATTCCGACTGGATTTGTATTACCGATTAAGTGTATTTCCTATTTTGTTGCCGGCTTTGCGTGAACGAGTCGAAGATATTCCGATGCTGGCTTATTTTTTTTGTTCAAAAGTTCAGCCGTAA
- a CDS encoding helix-turn-helix domain-containing protein, producing the protein MIEQAVIVYDGNGALTLGRPLINTWISQNLNVDEPHLAPTQFNPPADSDPQTQSAVKHHHDEKERDTILAVLKKTNGKIREKGGAAELLNIKPNTLEYRMGKLGIKK; encoded by the coding sequence GTGATTGAACAAGCCGTTATTGTGTACGATGGCAATGGTGCCCTTACGTTAGGCCGTCCACTAATCAATACCTGGATAAGCCAAAATCTGAATGTGGATGAACCCCATTTGGCCCCTACTCAATTTAATCCACCAGCCGATTCCGATCCCCAAACTCAATCAGCGGTGAAGCATCACCATGATGAAAAGGAACGGGATACCATTTTAGCCGTACTAAAAAAAACCAATGGAAAAATTCGGGAGAAAGGCGGGGCCGCTGAACTCTTAAATATCAAGCCCAATACGCTTGAGTACCGAATGGGTAAGCTGGGCATTAAAAAATAA
- a CDS encoding nuclear transport factor 2-like protein, which produces MKYLAVFLRLIYGRSISSLVDDLHARFIGDWLEKPESKYVHPHCSWTLADGHPSANSFFETGFYAWYHGQFGNEQGKWKLVVSEVIGSPIGAIVVGQLHYQDPSGGGTASFTHFYRIRQGKIVNAHYFIGEVAKSLKPFPQLLNQFPTNCLPSLN; this is translated from the coding sequence ATGAAGTACCTAGCTGTTTTCCTTCGCCTGATCTATGGAAGATCAATTTCCTCTTTAGTTGATGATCTTCATGCCCGATTTATTGGCGATTGGTTAGAGAAGCCTGAATCTAAATATGTGCATCCCCACTGTAGCTGGACGCTGGCAGACGGTCATCCTAGTGCCAACTCGTTTTTTGAAACAGGTTTTTATGCTTGGTACCACGGCCAGTTCGGAAATGAACAAGGAAAGTGGAAACTAGTGGTTTCGGAAGTGATTGGATCACCCATTGGAGCTATTGTTGTAGGACAACTCCATTATCAAGACCCATCTGGAGGTGGTACTGCCTCATTCACCCATTTCTACCGAATTCGACAGGGAAAAATCGTAAACGCTCACTATTTTATTGGTGAAGTGGCAAAATCGTTGAAGCCTTTTCCACAACTGCTCAACCAGTTTCCAACGAACTGTTTACCCTCTCTGAATTAA
- a CDS encoding response regulator, producing MKENSVNSKRMLNEQTIILVTDDDDDDRYFLRQAIERTVSGVTVLEAKNGEEALNLLAGRLIHLVILDMNMPGLNGLEILSFIRLHADLYLTPAVMLSTSDQASLVADAYKKGINCYIKKPAVIWEYDQIAAALKTCFLTISP from the coding sequence ATGAAGGAAAACTCGGTTAATAGCAAGCGGATGTTGAATGAACAAACCATTATTTTGGTAACAGACGACGATGATGATGATCGCTATTTTCTTCGCCAAGCGATAGAACGTACCGTTAGTGGCGTAACAGTACTAGAAGCCAAAAATGGGGAAGAAGCGCTGAACTTATTGGCGGGACGACTCATCCATTTAGTCATACTGGATATGAACATGCCGGGCCTCAACGGCCTGGAGATCCTCTCCTTTATCCGATTGCATGCTGATTTGTATCTTACCCCAGCCGTCATGTTATCAACGAGTGATCAAGCGTCTTTAGTCGCTGATGCCTATAAAAAGGGAATAAATTGTTACATCAAAAAGCCTGCTGTCATTTGGGAATATGATCAAATCGCGGCTGCCTTGAAAACCTGTTTTCTGACCATTTCACCCTGA
- a CDS encoding recombinase family protein — translation MAQNVAYLRVSTLDQDLEKNKSEILHLANDRNLGQVRFVEEKVSGKVPWRQRKIAGILDELSSGGTILLSEFSRLGRSILECMEIISVAVQKGIRIYTVKGAWQLDDTIQSKVMAMVFAMAAEIERDLIAKRTRQALAVKKASGVQLGRPKGVGKSKNYQPKFRSTACI, via the coding sequence ATGGCTCAAAATGTCGCCTATTTACGGGTCTCAACGCTGGACCAGGACCTAGAAAAGAACAAATCGGAAATCTTGCACCTGGCCAATGACCGCAACCTGGGACAGGTGCGTTTTGTGGAAGAAAAAGTGTCGGGCAAAGTCCCTTGGCGACAACGCAAGATCGCGGGCATACTAGACGAGTTGAGTAGTGGGGGTACGATTTTACTGAGTGAATTCTCGCGGCTAGGCCGAAGCATTCTGGAGTGCATGGAGATTATCTCGGTCGCCGTGCAGAAGGGTATTCGGATTTATACCGTCAAGGGAGCCTGGCAGTTGGACGATACGATCCAAAGTAAAGTGATGGCGATGGTTTTCGCGATGGCAGCGGAGATTGAGCGGGACTTGATTGCCAAACGCACCCGTCAGGCTTTAGCTGTCAAGAAAGCGTCTGGGGTCCAATTGGGTCGTCCTAAAGGGGTAGGCAAGTCCAAGAATTATCAACCAAAATTTCGCTCTACTGCTTGCATTTGA
- a CDS encoding sensor histidine kinase — translation MRVCETGQPFSGEKYYPEYDIWRDMMVVAVPGGVLVTYSDTTAYHKAQEAAHQQAQLLHGILKGVPVGIAVVNARRTATDDHRIADFSIVRVNSLFETVFGPAAAGQALTAVMTNARESGLFSRCILSFQLNEPQEFEMSHFMADQSAGWYRVSVSADGDQLILAFTDITELKRAQLTHYHQAELLSSVLDSSPNDILAFDAVQDADNRVVDFRYILQNQAKRQRTGRSDEQVVGHTMLEIFPIVKVNGLFDEYVEVLKTGRPFRQDIPFDYGHGSGWYNVSAVKRNNGMVLTIQDKTAEKEAEEKLRINQRQLEQAFAGLKAANEHLQQFAYVASHDLQEPLRKIQSFGDLLLNQYTTELPDTAGDLLRRMQNAAVRMSALIRSILAFSRLTTHQQPFTSVSLSDVVAGVLDDQERVIQQRNARINLDALPTVMADAVQMQQLFSHLIGNALKYVHSGQSPVVTLTSRLIGGAAIPETVLLATAVGRQPAAEFWEITVADNGIGFDEKYLDRLFQMFQRLHGKTQYEGTGMGLAICKRVMDNHHGMITAHSQPDQGARFVVYLPR, via the coding sequence GTGCGGGTTTGCGAGACCGGCCAGCCTTTTTCGGGCGAGAAATACTACCCGGAATATGACATCTGGCGGGACATGATGGTGGTAGCCGTGCCGGGGGGCGTACTGGTCACCTACAGCGATACGACGGCGTACCATAAAGCGCAGGAAGCTGCCCACCAGCAGGCTCAGTTGCTGCACGGCATCCTGAAAGGGGTACCGGTAGGCATTGCCGTCGTCAACGCCCGGCGAACGGCCACCGACGATCACCGTATTGCCGATTTCAGCATCGTCCGGGTCAATTCGCTCTTCGAGACGGTATTCGGGCCCGCAGCCGCCGGGCAGGCACTGACTGCCGTCATGACCAACGCCCGCGAGTCGGGCCTGTTTAGTCGGTGTATACTCAGTTTTCAACTGAACGAGCCACAGGAATTCGAGATGTCTCATTTTATGGCCGACCAGTCCGCAGGCTGGTACCGCGTATCGGTGTCGGCGGATGGAGACCAGCTCATTCTGGCCTTTACGGACATCACCGAGCTTAAACGGGCGCAACTGACGCACTACCACCAGGCCGAGTTACTGAGTTCGGTACTCGACAGTTCGCCGAACGACATTCTCGCTTTCGATGCCGTACAGGACGCCGACAACCGGGTGGTCGACTTTCGTTATATTCTTCAGAACCAGGCCAAACGCCAGCGTACGGGTCGCTCCGATGAGCAGGTGGTGGGTCATACCATGCTGGAGATTTTTCCCATTGTCAAGGTAAACGGGCTGTTCGACGAATACGTCGAGGTGCTAAAGACGGGTCGGCCCTTCCGCCAGGACATCCCGTTTGACTACGGCCACGGGTCGGGCTGGTATAACGTGTCGGCGGTGAAGCGCAACAACGGCATGGTGCTAACGATCCAGGACAAAACGGCCGAGAAAGAAGCCGAAGAAAAACTGCGGATCAACCAGCGGCAACTCGAACAGGCCTTTGCGGGCCTGAAAGCTGCGAACGAACACCTCCAGCAGTTTGCCTACGTGGCCAGCCACGACCTCCAGGAGCCGTTGCGCAAGATTCAGTCATTCGGCGATCTGCTGCTCAACCAGTATACCACCGAACTCCCGGACACGGCCGGCGACCTGCTGCGTCGGATGCAGAATGCCGCCGTCCGCATGTCCGCCCTGATACGCAGTATCCTCGCCTTCTCGCGCCTAACCACGCACCAGCAGCCCTTCACCTCCGTTTCATTGAGCGACGTCGTCGCCGGGGTACTGGACGATCAGGAACGGGTGATTCAGCAACGCAACGCCCGAATCAACCTCGATGCGCTGCCCACGGTCATGGCCGACGCCGTTCAGATGCAGCAGCTTTTCAGCCATCTGATCGGTAACGCCCTGAAGTACGTGCACAGCGGGCAATCACCGGTGGTTACCCTTACCAGCCGCCTGATTGGCGGAGCCGCCATCCCGGAGACCGTCTTACTGGCAACGGCAGTGGGTCGGCAACCGGCCGCTGAGTTCTGGGAGATCACCGTTGCTGACAACGGCATCGGCTTTGATGAGAAATACCTCGACCGGCTGTTTCAGATGTTTCAGCGGTTGCACGGCAAAACCCAGTACGAAGGCACCGGCATGGGGCTGGCCATTTGCAAACGCGTTATGGATAATCATCACGGAATGATCACCGCCCACAGCCAGCCCGATCAGGGAGCGAGGTTTGTGGTCTATCTGCCCCGGTAA
- a CDS encoding biliverdin-producing heme oxygenase yields MNDRSILARLKIETRPHHQQTETRLYARKLMAGTLTRTEYGHLIGIHYRFHQALETAVATQSGFFAGYDRETRRKTPWLVTDLERLGLPLPSPRPGLFADWNGYQLLGALYVAEGATLGGQVVDQALRRIPDLEEAAVPSRFFGGYGDQTRPHWQAFGTYLTERAREHHDEVVDAAGRAFDYFSELAGPPTVPARPV; encoded by the coding sequence GTGAACGACCGCTCTATTCTGGCCCGGCTTAAAATCGAAACCCGCCCACACCACCAGCAGACGGAGACCCGGCTGTACGCCCGGAAGCTGATGGCCGGTACACTTACCCGAACCGAGTACGGTCACCTGATCGGCATTCACTACCGGTTTCACCAGGCCCTGGAAACGGCCGTGGCCACGCAGTCGGGTTTCTTTGCCGGATATGACCGCGAGACCCGCCGGAAAACCCCCTGGTTAGTGACCGATCTGGAACGGCTCGGCTTGCCGCTTCCCTCGCCCCGTCCCGGCCTGTTTGCCGACTGGAACGGGTACCAACTCTTGGGCGCTTTGTACGTGGCCGAAGGGGCCACCCTGGGCGGGCAGGTCGTTGACCAGGCCCTGCGCCGGATACCCGATTTAGAAGAAGCCGCCGTCCCGTCGCGGTTTTTCGGCGGCTACGGCGACCAGACCAGGCCACACTGGCAGGCGTTTGGTACGTACCTGACCGAGCGAGCCAGGGAACACCACGACGAGGTGGTCGATGCGGCCGGTCGGGCTTTTGATTATTTTAGCGAGTTGGCTGGACCACCCACCGTCCCCGCGCGACCTGTTTAA
- a CDS encoding response regulator yields the protein MLDILYIEDNADEAEIFTRVMGRLDSLPTSLILNSGSEAIDYLLRQGAYKGQSPALPRLLIIDLSLPGASGFEVIQQARANNQTRYMPMVVYSTSDNPKDIRRAYDLGANAYLIKPSSYHEVSDMMRRAIDFWLTQTQYIS from the coding sequence ATGCTCGACATTTTATACATTGAAGACAACGCCGATGAGGCCGAGATCTTTACCCGGGTCATGGGTCGACTGGACAGTTTGCCAACGTCGCTGATCCTCAACAGCGGCTCCGAAGCCATCGACTACCTGCTCCGGCAGGGGGCCTATAAAGGCCAAAGTCCAGCCCTGCCCCGGCTGCTGATCATTGATCTCAGCCTACCGGGAGCCAGTGGGTTTGAGGTTATTCAGCAGGCGAGGGCCAATAACCAGACGCGGTATATGCCCATGGTTGTTTACAGCACCTCCGATAACCCGAAAGACATCCGCCGGGCCTATGATCTGGGGGCCAATGCCTACCTCATCAAGCCCAGTAGCTACCACGAAGTCAGCGACATGATGCGCCGGGCCATTGATTTCTGGCTGACTCAGACCCAGTACATCTCGTGA